A portion of the Cyanobium sp. PCC 7001 genome contains these proteins:
- the rplL gene encoding 50S ribosomal protein L7/L12: MSATTDQILEQLKSLSLLEASELVKQIEEAFGVSAAASAGVVMAAAPAAAAEAAEEKTEFDVILESFDAAAKIKVLKAVREATGLGLGDAKSLVEAAPKAVKEGIAKADAEALKKAIEEAGGKVSIK; encoded by the coding sequence ATGTCTGCTACGACCGACCAGATTCTCGAACAACTCAAATCCCTCTCCCTGCTGGAAGCTTCCGAGCTCGTCAAGCAGATTGAAGAGGCCTTCGGCGTGTCCGCCGCCGCTTCTGCCGGTGTCGTGATGGCCGCTGCTCCGGCAGCTGCCGCTGAGGCTGCCGAAGAGAAGACCGAATTCGATGTGATTCTCGAATCCTTCGATGCCGCGGCCAAGATCAAGGTGCTGAAGGCCGTGCGCGAAGCCACCGGCCTGGGCCTGGGTGACGCGAAGTCACTGGTGGAAGCCGCTCCCAAGGCGGTGAAGGAGGGTATCGCCAAGGCCGATGCCGAGGCCCTCAAGAAGGCCATCGAGGAAGCCGGCGGCAAGGTTTCGATCAAGTGA
- the rplJ gene encoding 50S ribosomal protein L10 has protein sequence MGRTLENKQQIVEELKGLLGEAEMALVLDFKGLSIKEMSDLRTRLQASNGVCKVTKNTLMRRAIDGNSAWSELESLLTGTNAFVLVKGDVGGAVKAVQSFQKDTKKSETKGGLFEGKLLSQTEIKAIGDLPSKEVLMAQIAGAINAVATKLAVGINEVPSGLARALQQHAGGEGQAS, from the coding sequence ATGGGCCGCACGCTGGAGAACAAGCAACAGATCGTCGAAGAGCTCAAGGGGCTCCTCGGCGAGGCCGAAATGGCGCTGGTCCTCGATTTCAAGGGCCTCTCCATCAAGGAAATGTCTGATCTGCGGACCCGTCTGCAGGCCAGCAACGGCGTGTGCAAGGTGACCAAAAACACCCTCATGCGCCGGGCCATTGATGGCAACAGCGCCTGGTCGGAACTCGAATCCCTGCTCACCGGCACCAATGCCTTCGTGCTCGTCAAGGGCGACGTTGGTGGTGCGGTGAAGGCCGTGCAGTCCTTCCAGAAGGACACGAAGAAGTCTGAGACCAAGGGCGGCCTTTTCGAAGGCAAGCTCCTCTCCCAGACCGAGATCAAGGCCATCGGGGATCTGCCCTCCAAGGAGGTGCTCATGGCCCAGATCGCCGGTGCGATCAATGCCGTGGCCACCAAGCTGGCCGTGGGCATCAACGAGGTTCCTTCCGGTCTCGCTCGGGCCCTCCAGCAGCACGCCGGTGGGGAAGGCCAGGCCTCCTGA
- a CDS encoding HEXXH motif-containing putative peptide modification protein, with translation MTSHPNLADDAVLTACVEHNARKGEHDLLDSFQQLSNAAPQLNLGPLVLALRQRLQAAHSPLSPWVYLGYYLLGRQILTGQGDLLPRFHDLLLAEIERPQPVGQIVEFWNPARADPALWQAALDLFQEGGDFSGGMEPPSAEVGDQYRTVIPEARGLIRTLDPPLADLMDRLQPLLVLCAPGSNARFSGEGFGNATCFFFRGASLFNASRPTNPIQMTERLVHEYAHAELFVLAQDGPLCLNGDDERHSVRIRPDPRPMNGILHALHVVSRVCPVLQRALSRGIPPSDAFEELTASCRLLIAQQQEYGASSLAVIRSHAQLTTLGEAVVEAAAARLASGVPA, from the coding sequence GTGACGTCGCACCCAAACCTGGCCGACGACGCCGTCCTGACAGCCTGTGTCGAGCACAATGCTCGCAAGGGGGAGCACGATCTGCTCGACTCGTTCCAGCAGTTGAGCAACGCTGCTCCCCAGCTGAACCTCGGCCCACTCGTGCTGGCCCTGCGACAGCGGCTGCAGGCAGCCCACAGCCCCCTCTCCCCGTGGGTGTATCTGGGCTACTACCTCCTCGGCCGGCAGATCCTCACCGGCCAGGGTGACCTTCTTCCCAGGTTCCACGACCTCCTCCTCGCTGAGATCGAGCGCCCCCAGCCGGTGGGCCAGATCGTGGAGTTCTGGAACCCGGCCCGGGCGGACCCGGCCCTCTGGCAGGCTGCCCTCGACCTCTTTCAGGAAGGCGGCGACTTCTCTGGCGGCATGGAGCCACCTTCCGCCGAGGTGGGGGATCAGTACCGGACGGTGATTCCCGAAGCCCGCGGTCTGATCCGGACCCTCGATCCCCCCCTGGCAGACCTGATGGACCGGCTTCAGCCGCTGCTGGTGCTCTGCGCGCCAGGCTCCAACGCCCGGTTCAGCGGAGAGGGCTTCGGCAATGCCACCTGCTTCTTCTTCCGCGGCGCCAGCCTCTTCAACGCCTCACGGCCCACGAATCCCATCCAGATGACGGAACGCCTGGTGCATGAGTATGCCCATGCGGAGCTGTTCGTGCTGGCCCAGGACGGTCCGCTCTGTCTGAATGGTGATGACGAGCGGCACAGCGTGAGGATCCGGCCGGACCCACGACCGATGAACGGCATTCTTCACGCTCTGCATGTGGTGTCCAGGGTGTGCCCCGTGCTGCAACGGGCGCTGAGCCGCGGCATCCCCCCGAGCGATGCGTTCGAAGAGCTCACCGCTTCCTGCAGGCTGCTCATCGCCCAACAGCAGGAGTACGGAGCCTCCTCGCTCGCCGTGATCCGGAGCCATGCCCAGCTCACAACCCTGGGGGAGGCGGTGGTGGAGGCGGCAGCGGCCCGGCTGGCCAGCGGCGTGCCGGCCTGA
- a CDS encoding class I adenylate-forming enzyme family protein, producing MAPALIRQLKRDTARTLGRNPAEVMVDWAGRPVTAAELLERLQAECAWFEAWRAMFKDGSSPCIAHLAPDGLPLLISTIACLLSGVRQAIVPHDASSVERASLAQRYGLTHWLVGQAWQGRTSELAGEGDWEGAPASPEQFDVVPLSAGLQSDGSPEAHAAFGEAEEALLLSTTSGTSSGRPGINRTTASQILSGVQRLDWSPYQLLHRPLLGPGLQHHSSRLFKLTCVMQGTGLVVRDPLAPIGPDVLAQGCTGTPMAPLALRRRLEAGQLDRLPGSFLVVTGADRVPMALREAVRRLHSCSLGITYATSQCGPISWLSPEALLDHREGLGHPLDNVRLALIGAPRLQRDGLGFHEVLVSKVTRWQVEREGGGMEVQQAVQEPFNPNDLIARSADGALIFGGRSNDVFLFSSLLISPLEIEDVLRADPRVRDCVAFGANSEHYGAVPMAAVVLQPRSAAGSGDGETATLLAALMERCRTALGPRRPHRIVPLEALPLGPTGKPLRRVLAERFALRS from the coding sequence ATGGCTCCTGCCCTGATCCGTCAGCTGAAGCGCGACACCGCACGGACCCTCGGCCGGAATCCCGCCGAGGTGATGGTCGACTGGGCGGGGCGTCCAGTCACGGCGGCGGAACTGCTGGAGCGGTTGCAGGCGGAGTGCGCCTGGTTCGAGGCCTGGCGGGCCATGTTCAAGGACGGATCCAGCCCCTGCATCGCCCACCTTGCCCCGGATGGCCTGCCCCTGCTGATCAGCACGATCGCCTGCCTGCTCAGCGGAGTCAGGCAGGCGATCGTGCCCCACGATGCCTCCAGCGTGGAGCGCGCCAGCCTCGCTCAGCGGTACGGCCTCACCCACTGGCTGGTGGGCCAGGCGTGGCAGGGCCGGACTTCTGAGCTGGCGGGGGAAGGGGACTGGGAGGGCGCCCCCGCCAGTCCGGAGCAGTTCGACGTGGTGCCGCTCTCCGCAGGTCTCCAATCCGATGGTTCCCCCGAGGCCCATGCCGCCTTTGGAGAAGCGGAGGAGGCCCTCCTGCTCTCCACCACCTCGGGAACCAGCTCAGGGCGCCCCGGCATCAACCGAACGACCGCCTCCCAGATCCTGAGCGGTGTGCAGCGGCTGGACTGGTCGCCCTATCAGCTGCTGCACAGACCCCTGCTCGGACCCGGTCTGCAGCACCACAGCTCCCGGCTGTTCAAGCTGACATGCGTCATGCAGGGGACTGGCCTGGTGGTGCGCGATCCCCTCGCTCCGATCGGCCCGGATGTGCTCGCCCAGGGCTGCACCGGCACGCCGATGGCGCCACTGGCCCTGCGACGGCGGCTTGAGGCAGGGCAGCTGGATCGGCTGCCCGGTTCCTTCCTCGTCGTCACAGGGGCCGACCGGGTGCCGATGGCCCTGCGGGAGGCCGTGCGGCGGCTCCACAGCTGCAGCCTGGGGATCACCTACGCCACCAGCCAGTGCGGCCCGATCAGCTGGCTGAGCCCCGAGGCGCTGCTGGACCACCGCGAAGGCCTGGGCCATCCGCTGGACAACGTGAGGCTGGCGCTGATCGGCGCGCCCCGACTGCAGCGTGATGGGCTCGGCTTCCACGAGGTGCTGGTCAGCAAGGTCACGCGCTGGCAGGTGGAGCGGGAGGGGGGCGGCATGGAGGTGCAGCAGGCCGTGCAGGAGCCGTTCAACCCGAACGACCTGATCGCCCGCAGCGCCGACGGCGCACTCATCTTCGGCGGCCGCTCCAACGACGTGTTTCTGTTCAGCTCCCTGCTGATTTCCCCCCTGGAGATCGAGGATGTGCTGCGCGCCGACCCGCGCGTGCGCGACTGCGTGGCGTTCGGAGCCAATTCCGAACACTATGGTGCCGTTCCCATGGCGGCTGTGGTGCTGCAACCCCGGAGTGCTGCAGGGTCCGGTGACGGGGAGACGGCCACGCTGCTGGCCGCATTGATGGAGCGGTGCCGCACGGCTCTGGGCCCGCGGCGGCCGCACCGCATCGTGCCGCTGGAGGCGCTGCCGCTCGGCCCCACCGGCAAACCGCTGCGGCGGGTGCTGGCGGAACGCTTCGCGTTGCGCTCATGA
- a CDS encoding acyl carrier protein, which yields MSIPPSDLGAIETDLQGDLASIPMQRLGLDSLGSMELCIHLELDHGVVITPADLLGMQTVQELIARLRPQDP from the coding sequence TTGTCGATCCCGCCGTCCGACCTGGGCGCCATCGAGACTGACCTGCAGGGAGACCTGGCCTCCATCCCCATGCAGCGCCTTGGGCTTGACAGCCTGGGATCCATGGAGCTCTGCATCCACCTCGAGCTCGACCACGGCGTTGTGATCACGCCAGCGGACCTGCTGGGCATGCAGACCGTGCAGGAGCTGATCGCCCGGCTCAGGCCCCAGGATCCCTAG
- the rplA gene encoding 50S ribosomal protein L1 — translation MPNVSKRFSSLQAKVAERAYEPLEAIELVKANANAKFDETIEAHVRLGIDPKYTDQQLRTTVALPHGTGQSIRIAVIARGEAVAAAKAAGADLAGDDDLVDQIAGGAMDFDLLIATPDMMPKVAKLGRVLGPRGLMPNPKAGTVTTDLAGAIAEFKAGKLEFRADRTGIVHVRFGKASFEPTKLLENLKALQETIDRNKPSGAKGRYWRSLYVTSTMGPSVQVDFSALQDLKQEG, via the coding sequence ATGCCCAACGTTTCCAAGCGCTTTTCCTCCCTCCAGGCCAAGGTCGCCGAGCGCGCCTACGAGCCCCTGGAGGCCATCGAACTGGTGAAGGCCAACGCCAACGCCAAGTTCGACGAAACGATCGAGGCCCATGTGCGCCTCGGCATCGATCCCAAGTACACCGACCAGCAACTGCGCACCACCGTGGCCCTGCCCCACGGCACTGGCCAGAGCATCCGCATCGCCGTGATCGCCCGCGGTGAGGCCGTGGCCGCCGCCAAGGCCGCCGGTGCCGATCTGGCCGGCGACGACGATCTGGTGGATCAGATCGCCGGCGGTGCCATGGATTTCGACCTGCTGATCGCCACCCCCGACATGATGCCCAAGGTGGCCAAGCTCGGCCGGGTGCTCGGTCCCCGCGGCTTGATGCCGAACCCCAAGGCCGGCACCGTGACCACCGATCTGGCCGGCGCCATCGCCGAGTTCAAGGCGGGCAAGCTGGAGTTCCGCGCCGACCGCACCGGCATCGTGCACGTGCGCTTCGGCAAGGCCAGCTTCGAGCCCACCAAGCTGCTGGAGAACCTCAAGGCCCTGCAGGAGACCATCGACCGCAACAAGCCCAGCGGTGCCAAGGGCCGCTACTGGCGCTCCCTGTACGTGACCTCCACCATGGGCCCCTCGGTGCAGGTGGACTTCTCGGCGCTGCAGGACCTCAAGCAGGAGGGCTGA
- the rplK gene encoding 50S ribosomal protein L11 — protein MAKKVVAVIKLALQAGKANPAPPVGPALGQHGVNIMAFCKEYNARTQDKAGYVIPVEISVFEDRSFTFITKTPPASVLISKAAGIEKGAATSSKGAVGAISRAQLEEIAKTKLPDLNCTSVESAMRIIEGTARNMGVAVSD, from the coding sequence ATGGCCAAGAAAGTCGTAGCCGTGATCAAGCTGGCCCTCCAGGCCGGCAAAGCCAACCCGGCGCCACCCGTGGGCCCTGCCCTCGGTCAGCACGGCGTCAACATCATGGCGTTCTGCAAGGAGTACAACGCCCGCACGCAGGACAAGGCCGGTTACGTGATCCCGGTGGAGATCTCGGTCTTCGAAGACCGCAGCTTCACCTTCATCACCAAGACCCCTCCCGCCTCCGTGCTGATCTCCAAGGCGGCCGGCATCGAGAAGGGCGCCGCCACCTCCTCCAAGGGGGCCGTGGGTGCCATCAGCCGTGCCCAGCTCGAGGAGATCGCCAAGACCAAGCTGCCCGACCTCAACTGCACCAGCGTTGAATCGGCCATGCGCATCATCGAAGGCACCGCCCGCAACATGGGCGTCGCCGTCAGCGACTGA
- the nusG gene encoding transcription termination/antitermination protein NusG, with translation MPAAGADTASTEAAGEKRQVARWYAVQVASSCEKKVKATLEQRAVTLGVDNRILEIEIPQTPGVKLKKDGSRQSTEEKVFPGYVLVRMVLDEDTMMAVRSTPNVINFVGAEERRATARARGHIKPRPLSRQEVDRIFKRAAEKKPVVKVDLSEGDQILVTAGPFKDFQGEVIEVSGERNKLKALLSIFGRETPVELEFAQISKQS, from the coding sequence CTGCCGGCCGCCGGAGCCGACACCGCGTCCACCGAAGCGGCCGGCGAGAAGCGCCAGGTGGCCCGCTGGTACGCGGTGCAGGTGGCGTCCAGCTGCGAGAAGAAGGTGAAGGCCACCCTGGAGCAGCGGGCCGTGACCCTCGGCGTGGACAACCGCATCCTCGAGATCGAGATCCCCCAGACCCCGGGCGTCAAGCTGAAGAAGGACGGCAGCCGCCAGAGCACCGAGGAGAAGGTGTTCCCCGGCTACGTGCTGGTGCGGATGGTGCTCGATGAGGACACGATGATGGCGGTGCGCAGCACCCCCAACGTGATCAACTTCGTGGGGGCCGAGGAGCGTCGCGCCACCGCCCGGGCCCGCGGCCACATCAAGCCCCGCCCGCTCAGCCGCCAGGAGGTGGACCGCATCTTCAAGCGGGCCGCGGAGAAGAAACCCGTGGTGAAGGTCGACCTCAGCGAGGGCGACCAGATCCTCGTCACCGCCGGTCCGTTCAAGGACTTCCAGGGCGAGGTGATCGAGGTGTCGGGCGAGCGCAACAAGCTCAAGGCCCTGCTCTCGATCTTCGGCCGCGAGACCCCCGTGGAGCTCGAGTTCGCCCAGATCAGCAAGCAGAGCTGA
- the secE gene encoding preprotein translocase subunit SecE: protein MVSEPTPDPTPADSKSAAPASKAAVDQAADGQVSLEAGTAEAPAPAGFGAATLAELRKVVWPSRQQLFSESVAVILMVGLSAAAIAAIDRFYGWAAAQVFG, encoded by the coding sequence GTGGTGTCCGAACCAACCCCTGATCCAACCCCAGCTGATTCCAAGTCCGCTGCGCCAGCCTCGAAGGCCGCCGTCGATCAGGCTGCGGATGGGCAGGTTTCTCTGGAGGCTGGAACGGCCGAAGCCCCGGCACCGGCCGGCTTCGGAGCCGCCACCCTGGCGGAGCTGCGGAAGGTGGTCTGGCCCAGCCGTCAGCAGCTCTTCAGCGAATCGGTGGCGGTGATCCTGATGGTGGGTCTGTCGGCCGCGGCCATCGCCGCCATCGACCGCTTCTACGGCTGGGCGGCTGCCCAGGTGTTCGGCTGA
- a CDS encoding ATP-dependent Clp protease ATP-binding subunit, with protein sequence MPTDVRAGYGVSLTSEPDRFSEEAWNLLLASQDTARRWRHGVMDVEHLLQTLLLDRRFGQWVDRLPLDSDRLLDRLEAFCAEQPSAPDGELFIGDALEDLLEEADRRRTGWGSRLLDVPHLLLALVEEPRIGERLLAREGLTEDVLLRQLRPAAPARPTAAPAPAAMPLPAAPASAAAPPPTSPPPPAAAVPTSPTPAADPWAGADDWIDAAPGLRSPGRPTPPAAAAPAAPALQLEAEAPEPMALERYGRDLTAAARAGELDPVIGRDAEIRRLIQVLSRRSKNNPVLIGEPGVGKTAVAECLAQRIVAGEVPDALRGQRLVALDLGALIAGAKFRGQFEERLRTVLAEVRDAEPGVIVFIDELHTVVSGDRSNADAGSILKPALARGELRCVGATTPEEYRRSIEKDPALERRFQQVVIREPGLETSVEILRGLKERYELHHGVTISDAALAAAARLADRYIADRCLPDSAIDLVDEAAANLRMEVTSKPQPVEDAEVALRRVELALLSAEAAPEAERIALQEQRRQAVQALQHLQQRWQAERERVAELRDLLQQDEDLRHAIAEAERCGDLEEAARLQYDQLHGVQQRRLALEAEMQTDAMLREQVEPGDIADVVARWTGIPVQRLLAGERQKLLELDRRLGERVIGQPEAVAAVAAAIRRARAGMQSPRRPVGSFLFLGPTGVGKTELAKALAAALFDEEEALVRLDMSEFMERNAVARLVGAPPGYVGYEEGGQLTEAVRRRPYAVVLLDEVEKAHPEVFNLLLQVLDDGRLTDSQGRTVGFRHTVVIMTSNLASRSILDHARGGLDATQLEQAVDQALAARFRPEFLNRIDEVIRFRPLAEADLARIVRLQLAELAALLAEQQLELQVDEPVIEALALQGYEPEYGARPLRRVLRRRLENPLATELLEERYSGARGVRVRAGAEPGGSLCFEPVAEPGREGRPVG encoded by the coding sequence ATGCCCACCGATGTGCGTGCCGGCTACGGCGTCAGCCTCACCAGCGAGCCCGATCGCTTCAGCGAGGAGGCCTGGAACCTGCTGCTGGCCAGCCAGGACACGGCCCGCCGCTGGCGCCACGGTGTGATGGATGTGGAGCATCTGCTCCAGACCCTGCTGCTGGATCGCCGTTTCGGTCAGTGGGTCGATCGCCTGCCCCTCGATTCCGACCGTCTGCTCGACCGGCTCGAGGCCTTCTGCGCCGAGCAGCCCAGTGCTCCCGATGGGGAGCTCTTCATCGGAGATGCCCTCGAGGATCTGCTCGAGGAGGCCGACCGGCGCCGCACCGGCTGGGGCTCACGCCTGCTGGATGTGCCCCACCTGCTGCTGGCCCTGGTGGAGGAGCCCCGCATCGGGGAGCGGCTGCTGGCCCGCGAGGGACTCACGGAGGACGTTCTGCTGCGCCAGCTGCGTCCAGCGGCACCGGCCCGTCCCACCGCGGCTCCGGCTCCAGCTGCCATGCCCTTGCCGGCCGCTCCGGCGTCAGCCGCCGCGCCACCGCCCACTTCCCCTCCACCCCCTGCCGCGGCCGTCCCGACCTCTCCCACGCCTGCCGCCGATCCCTGGGCCGGAGCGGACGACTGGATCGATGCCGCCCCCGGCCTGCGCAGTCCCGGCCGGCCCACGCCGCCCGCCGCGGCGGCGCCCGCCGCTCCCGCCCTGCAGCTGGAGGCCGAGGCCCCCGAGCCGATGGCCCTGGAGCGTTACGGCCGCGACCTCACCGCCGCCGCCCGGGCCGGGGAACTGGATCCGGTGATCGGCCGTGATGCCGAGATCCGCCGGCTGATCCAGGTGCTGTCGCGCCGGAGCAAGAACAATCCGGTGCTGATCGGTGAGCCCGGGGTGGGCAAGACGGCCGTGGCCGAGTGCCTGGCCCAGCGGATCGTGGCCGGCGAGGTGCCCGATGCCCTGCGGGGCCAGCGGCTGGTGGCGCTGGATCTGGGCGCCCTGATCGCCGGCGCCAAGTTCCGCGGCCAGTTCGAGGAGCGCCTGCGCACGGTGCTGGCGGAGGTGCGCGACGCCGAACCCGGCGTGATCGTGTTCATCGACGAGCTGCACACCGTGGTGAGCGGGGATCGCTCCAATGCCGATGCCGGCAGCATCCTCAAGCCGGCCCTGGCCCGGGGGGAGCTCCGCTGCGTGGGGGCCACCACGCCGGAGGAGTACCGCCGCAGCATCGAGAAGGATCCGGCCCTGGAGCGCCGCTTCCAGCAGGTGGTGATCCGCGAGCCGGGGCTGGAGACCAGCGTGGAGATCCTGCGCGGGCTCAAGGAGCGCTACGAGCTGCACCACGGCGTCACCATCAGCGACGCCGCCCTGGCGGCGGCGGCCCGCCTGGCCGATCGCTACATCGCCGACCGCTGCCTGCCCGATTCCGCCATCGATCTGGTGGACGAGGCGGCCGCCAACCTGCGCATGGAGGTCACGTCCAAGCCCCAGCCCGTGGAGGATGCCGAAGTGGCCCTGCGGCGGGTGGAACTGGCCCTGCTCTCGGCCGAGGCGGCCCCCGAGGCCGAACGCATCGCCCTGCAGGAGCAGCGCCGCCAGGCCGTGCAGGCGCTCCAGCACCTGCAGCAGCGCTGGCAGGCCGAGCGGGAACGGGTGGCGGAGCTGCGGGACCTGCTGCAGCAGGACGAAGACCTGCGCCATGCCATCGCCGAGGCCGAGCGCTGCGGGGATCTGGAGGAGGCGGCCCGCCTGCAGTACGACCAGCTGCACGGGGTGCAGCAGCGCCGCCTGGCCCTGGAGGCGGAGATGCAGACCGACGCCATGCTGCGGGAGCAGGTGGAGCCCGGCGACATCGCCGACGTGGTGGCCCGCTGGACCGGCATTCCGGTGCAGCGCCTGCTGGCCGGCGAGCGACAGAAGCTGCTGGAGCTCGACCGGCGTCTGGGCGAGCGGGTGATCGGCCAGCCCGAGGCCGTGGCCGCCGTGGCAGCAGCGATCCGTCGCGCCCGGGCCGGCATGCAGTCGCCGCGGCGGCCGGTGGGGTCCTTCCTCTTCCTCGGCCCCACGGGTGTGGGCAAGACCGAACTGGCCAAGGCCCTGGCGGCGGCGCTGTTCGACGAGGAGGAGGCCCTGGTGCGGCTCGACATGAGCGAATTCATGGAGCGCAACGCCGTGGCCCGCCTGGTGGGGGCTCCGCCGGGCTACGTGGGCTACGAGGAGGGGGGGCAGCTCACCGAGGCCGTGCGCCGCCGCCCCTACGCGGTGGTGCTGCTCGACGAGGTGGAGAAGGCCCACCCCGAGGTGTTCAACCTGCTGCTGCAGGTGCTCGATGACGGCCGCCTCACCGATTCCCAGGGCCGCACCGTGGGCTTCCGCCACACCGTGGTGATCATGACCAGCAATCTGGCCAGCCGCTCGATCCTCGACCATGCCCGCGGCGGTCTGGATGCCACCCAGCTGGAGCAGGCGGTGGACCAGGCCCTGGCGGCCCGCTTCCGGCCGGAATTCCTCAACCGCATCGATGAGGTGATCCGGTTCCGGCCGCTGGCGGAAGCCGATCTGGCGCGGATCGTGAGGCTGCAGCTGGCGGAGCTGGCCGCCTTGCTGGCGGAGCAGCAGCTGGAGCTGCAGGTGGACGAGCCCGTGATCGAGGCGCTGGCCCTGCAGGGCTATGAGCCCGAATACGGCGCCCGTCCGCTGCGGCGGGTGCTGCGGCGCCGGCTGGAGAACCCCCTGGCCACCGAGTTGCTGGAGGAGCGCTACAGCGGTGCCCGCGGGGTGCGGGTGAGGGCCGGGGCGGAGCCGGGTGGATCGCTGTGCTTCGAGCCCGTGGCGGAGCCAGGCCGGGAGGGGCGTCCGGTAGGGTGA
- the gloA gene encoding lactoylglutathione lyase, protein MRLLHTMLRVGNLDRSLAFYTEVLGMTLLRRKDYPSGRFTLAFVGYGPESDHTVLELTHNWDTEAYDLGEGYGHIALGVDDIHATCDAIRAMGARVVREPGPMKHGSTVIAFVEDPDGYKVELIELGSRAGGAA, encoded by the coding sequence CCGGGTGGGGAACCTGGACCGCTCCCTTGCCTTCTACACCGAGGTGCTCGGCATGACGCTGCTGCGTCGCAAGGACTATCCCAGCGGCCGCTTCACCCTGGCGTTCGTGGGTTATGGCCCGGAGTCGGATCACACCGTGCTGGAGCTCACCCACAACTGGGACACCGAGGCGTATGACCTCGGCGAGGGTTACGGCCACATCGCTCTCGGCGTGGACGACATCCATGCCACCTGTGATGCGATCCGGGCCATGGGGGCCCGTGTGGTGCGCGAACCCGGCCCGATGAAGCACGGCAGCACCGTGATCGCCTTCGTGGAGGATCCCGATGGCTACAAGGTGGAGCTGATCGAGCTCGGCTCCCGCGCCGGTGGTGCAGCCTGA